In Gorilla gorilla gorilla isolate KB3781 chromosome 12, NHGRI_mGorGor1-v2.1_pri, whole genome shotgun sequence, the following are encoded in one genomic region:
- the LOC101146004 gene encoding LOW QUALITY PROTEIN: WW domain-binding protein 1-like (The sequence of the model RefSeq protein was modified relative to this genomic sequence to represent the inferred CDS: deleted 2 bases in 1 codon), whose protein sequence is MARASSGNGSEEACGALRAPQQQLRELCPGVNNQPYLCESGHRCGETGCCTYYYELWWFWLLWTVLILFSCCCAFRHRRAKLRLQQQQRQREINLLAYHGACHGAGPFPTGSLLDLRLLSTFKPSAYKDVVHRPGTPPPPYTVAPGRPLTASSEQTCCSSSSSCPAHLEGTNVEGVSSHQSAPPHQEGEPGAGVTPAPTPPSCRYHRLTGDSGIELCPCPASGEGEPVKEVRVSATLPDLEDYSPCALPPDSVPEVFPMGLSSSEGDIP, encoded by the exons AGCGAGGAGGCCTGCGGGGCACTTCGGGCGCCGCAACAGCAGCTTCGAGAGCTGTGCCCAGGAGTGAACAACCAGCCCTACCTCTGTGAGAGTGGTCACCGCTGCGGGGAGACTGGCTGCTGCACCTACTACTATGAGCTCTGGTGGTTCTGGCTGCTCTGGACTGTCCTCATCCTCTTTAGCTGCTGTTGCGCCTTCCGCCACCGACGAGCTAAACTCAGGCTGCAACAACAGCAGCGGCAGCGTGAAATCAACTTGTTGGCCTATCATGGGGCATGCCATGGGGCTGGTCCTTTCCCTACCGGTTCACTGCTTGACCTTCGCCTCCTCAGCACCTTCAAGCCCTCAGCCTACAAGGATGTGGTTCACCGCCCAGGCACACCACCCCCC CCTTATACTGTGGCCCCAGGCCGCCCCTTGACTGCTTCCAGTGAACAAACCTGCTGTTCCTCCTCATCCAGCTGCCCTGCCCATCTTGAAGGAACAAATGTGGAAGGTGTTTCCTCCCACCAGAGTGCCCCCCCTCATCAGGAGGGTGAGCCTGGGGCAGGGGTGACCCCTGCCCCCACACCCCCCTCCTGCCGCTATCACCGTTTAACTGGCGACTCCGGTATTGAGCTCTGCCCTTGTCCTGCCTCCGGTGAGGGTGAGCCAGTCAAGGAGGTGAGGGTTAGTGCCACCCTGCCAGATCTGGAGGACTACTCCCCGTGTGCACTGCCCCCAGATTCTGTACCGGAGGTCTTTCCCATGGGGCTGTCTTCCAGTGAAGGGGACATCCCATAA